The window GCAGAAAATGGCCGAAGAGACCAAGCGCGGCGCTGGCCAATACTTCACGCCACGTGCCCTGATCCAGGTGATGGTTCGCCTGATGCAGCCCAAACCGGGTGAAGTGATCCAGGACCCGGCAGCCGGCACCGGCGGCTTCCTGATCGCAGCCAACAGCCTCATGAAGGTGGCAACCGACGACTATTTCGAGCTCTCGCCTAAGAAGCAGACATTCCAGCTCCAACAGGCGCTTCGCGGAATCGAGAACGTGCCCGACACCTTTCGCCTGCTGCTGATGAATCTGCACCTGCACGCGATTGACCCGGACAATCTTGATCTTGCCGACACGCTGAGCCCGGCGGGAGCGCGACCGCAGTTTAAAAACGCCGACCTGATCCTCACCAATCCGCCCTTTGGCCCCGCTGGCGGCCCGCCGACTCGCGACGATCTGACGATTGCCGACCGGGTCTCGTCCTATCAGCTTCCCTTCGTCGAGCACTGCATCCGTGCGCTGAAGCTTGGCGGACGCGCAGCAGTGATCGTGCCGGACAACGTGCTGTTCGACGACGGGCGCGGTAAGCTGCTTCGCCAGCGGCTGATGAGCTGGTGCAATCTCCACACCATCCTGCGCCTGCCGATCGGCCTATTTTATGCCCAAGGCGTGAAAACCAATGTGCTGTTCTTCACCCGTGCCAACGAAGAAGCGCCGGCGGAGGACACCACGAAGGAGGTGTGGATTTATGATGCCCGCTCGGGCGCGCCCCAGTATGGCAAGACAAACCCGTTCAAGGCCGCTGATCTCGACGACTTTGCCGCCGCTTACGGCGACGATCCGCGCGCCGCCGCTCCACGCATCGACCAGGGCGAGGAAGGCCGCTTCCGCCGCTTCACGCGCGCAGAGATCGCTACACGCGGCGACAATCTCGATATTAGCTGGCTGAAAGACACCAGCGCTGAGGCCGAGGATGGCCTCGATACGCCGGAAGACATCGCAGCGGCAATCGAGGGGCATCTGAAGTTGGCGCTGGAGGAAATTGGCGCGCTAGTGAGTGAGCTGGAGAGCGAGAGCACTGGAGTGAGGGTGGAGACCGCGGAGGCGGCAGAGTGATGCTACCGAGCGGTTGGGTTCAAACTGCGCTAGGTGACCTTTTATATAAGGTCGAGGCCGGCAAAAACATGCGCTGCGAGGAACGCCCGCCACGCGGGGGCGAGCTAGGAGTGGTGAAAGTGAGTGCCGTAACCTGGGGGCGCTTCGATGCTAGTCAATCGAAGACCTTGCCGCCAGAATACAGGCCACCAGAACAGGCAAGAATCCATGCGGGCGATCTCTTATTTTCCCGTGCCAATACGCTAGAACTTGTTGGCGCGGTGGTTTTGGTCGAAACCGAGCCTGACGGATTGTTTCTCAGCGACAAAATTCTTCGCCTCGTCGTGAACGAGGATACAAAGAAGTGGGTATTATTGGTTTTGCGATCCGCGGTCGCGCGGAAACAAATCGAAGAACTGGCAACGGGCAACCAGTTTTCAATGCGCAACATCAGTCAGGATGCCCTGCGTCGTATTAAACATCCGCTCCCTCCTGCGGCCGAACAGCGACGCATCGTCACCAAGCTGGACAAGCTGACCGCGCACATCGCTCGCGCTCGGACGGAGCTGGATTGGGTACCGATGTTGGCGGATCGCGAGCGGCTAACAATTTTGCGCGCTGGAGTTACAGGCGACCTGACGGACAAGTGGCGTGAACGTGCGCAAACAGAGTCGGTCGCTCATTTGCTCACACGAGTAGCTGCACCCGAGCAAGGACGCGGCGGACGTGAAGCGACTGACAAGCTTATACCCGGCACCGCAGGACTGGCCGTGAATGATCCAGGCACCGTCCTCCCAGCGGGATGGCAATGGGTTCCCCTCCTGCGACTGGCGAAGCAAGAGACTGGACACACCCCAAGCCGTTCACGTTCTGACTATTGGAATGGCGGCATTCCCTGGATTGGAATCCGCGATGCTGGTGCACATCATGGACGTTCTATTGGTGAGACAATGCAGACGATTTCAGACGCTGGACTCGCGAACTCATCGGCTCGGCTATTGCCGACTGGCACCGTCTGCCTCTCTCGCACAGCATCCGTCGGCTATGTGACAATGATGTCGCGGCCGATGGCAACAAGCCAGGATTTCGCCACTTGGACCTGTACAGAAGCATTGTTGCCGGAATATCTCATGTTCGCGCTGATGGCTGAAGGTGACAACATCCGAAAATTCGGCATGGGGTCGACGCACACCACGATCTACTTTCCAGAGGTACGTGCTTTCCACATCGCCTTGCCGCCGATGGAAGAGCAGCGAGAGATTGTTAAACGCATTAGATCGGCGCTCGCTCACGCCGACCGCCTTGAAGCCGAAGCCGCCCGCACCAGCGCGCTGCTCGACCGGCTAGAGTCCATCATCCTTGCCAAGGCGTTCCGGGGCGAGCTGGTGCCGCAGGATCCGAACGACGAGCCCGCCAGCGTGCTGCTCGAGCGTATCCGCACCCCGCGCGCATCCGCACCTGCATCGAAGCGCGGCCACCGTACTGCTGCTGCCCAAGCATGATCCGGCTGACGGCATGAGTATTCCCGATTATCAGGCGCTGATGCTCCCCGTGCTTCGCCTCGCCGCGGCGGGCGAGACACGGGTACCCGACGTAGCCGACGCGATCGCCGACCAGCTCGGCCTCAGCGACGCCGAGCGCGCGGAGATGCTGCCCAGCGGCTGCTGCACAACCGCGTCCATTGGGCCAAGTTCTATATGAGCAAGGCCGGTCTCATCGACAGCCCCTCGTGTGGGCGCTTCACGGCCAGCGATGCAGGTAAAGCACTCCTGCAGTCGAATCCGCCCGCAATCGATGTGGACGTGTTGATGCGTTACCCGGCCTTCGTCCAGTTCTACAAGGCAAACGGCGCCTCGTCGTCGGATCAGACCTCTGCTGCCAAAGCAAGCGCGGACAATCCGGCAACCCCGGAAGAACAGATCGACGCGGCGCAAGCGATATTGCACGCCGCGCTCAAGACCGATCTGCTCCAGCGCATCCTGGCTCAGAGCCCCACTTTTTTCGAACGCGCGATCGTCGATCTCCTGATTGCCATGGGTTATGGCGGAAGCCACGAGGACGCCGCACGACGCCTTGGCCGCAGCGGCGATAACGGCGTGGACGGTGTGATCGACGAAGACCGCCTCGGCCTCGACCGCATCTATGTCCAGGCCAAGCGCTATGCGCCGCATGTCAGCGTCGGCCGGCCCGAAGTGCAGGGATTCGTCGGCAGCCTTGTCGGGCTCGGCGCCGGCAAAGGCGTGTTCGTTACCACTTCTATCTTCAGCGCGCCCGCGGCCGATTTCGTTCGGCACCTACCCCAGCGCATTATCCTAGTCGACGGTGATCGCCTGGCCGAGCTGATGATCGAGCACGGCGTCGGCGTGCGCGTGAGCCGCGCCGTAGAAGTGAAGCGAATCGACGAGGATTTCTTTGTCGAAGAATAAATGTTGCGCACCGCAACTGAAGAAAACGCCATTACCCGCTCCGAACAGCGCGCGCACGGATAAAATATTTCGGTGAATAACACGATACCGATGAGAAGCTGAAATATTCGAGGCGGAGCATCGAAGACGCACCATCCAGGTGCTCTCAAAGAGGTTCCTGATGTTGAAACCACTCAATGCGGAGCGCTTCTCCAAGCCATCATCAGAATTCGCTCCTGGCCCTGCTCCACAACTCAACTGGATCGACATCGACAAACTGGTGATCGATCACCAGTATCAACGTGGCATCAGTCGGCGCGGGGCAATCAATATCGCGCATATTGCCGATCAGTTCGACTGGTCAAAATTCGCCCCCGTTATCGTCGCACCGGTCGAGGGAGGACACTTCGCCGTCGTCGACGGCCAGCATCGAACAACCGCGGCCATGCTCCGCGGACTGTCCCAGGTGCCATGCCAGATCGTGCAGGCAGATCGCGCAAAGCAAGCCGCAGCTTATGCCGCGGTCAACGGCAACGTGACGAAAACGACTTATACGCAGCTCTTCCATGCCCGCTTGGCATCGGGCGAACAAAGAAGCCAGGCGATTGCCGAGGTTTGCGCCGCGGCTGACGTTGTTGTGCTGCGCACGAACACGACCCTGTCCAACATGAAAGTCGGTGAGACAAGCGCCGTGAATGCGCTGTTCAAATGCTACGAAGTCTACGGATATCAAACCCTGCTGTCCGCGCTGCGGTGCATTACACGAACGGCGGACGGCAATGCGGGCTATCTTCGGTCCACGGTGATCGAGGCCATTTGTATCGTCCTGCACAAGCACCCCGAGTGGCAGGCCGATGAGGAGACTTTATTGAAGTATATGGGGAAGTTCAGCTTCCCCGACGCATGGGGCGCAATCGTCGCCGGCCGAGATCAGATCTTCCCCAACACGGCCAAGTCCGACATGGCCGAGCGACTGGAGAAGCACCTTTCGCGCAGGTATTCTCACAACAGCAAGGCCCAAGCGGCTTAGGATTCGGGATGATGGCCCCTCCGCCGAGAGCGGCGGAGGGTTGGTCACGCTACCTACTGGATCGCGCCTTGTGTTCGCAACATAATCTTGCTTTTTAAGTTTTGCAAGATTATATCTATTCGACGGAGGCCTGCCATGGCGAATTTCATCGGAGGGCGTATCAAGGCCCTGCGCGAGGAGCGAAGCCTCTCGCAGGACGATCTCGCGCGCCTGTTCGGTTTCAAGGACCGTCAAACAGTTTCGGCGATCGAAACTGGCGAACGGCGCGTGACCGCCGAGGAGCTGGTCATTGCCGTCCAGAAGCTCGGAGCTCCTCTCGACTATTTCACCGATCCGTTTCTGCTCGTCGACGAAGGGCGCTTCTCCTGGCGGCGCCAAGCCGATGTCGGGCCGCAGCACCTGAAAGCCTATGAGCGCAGCGCCGGACGCTGGATCGCGGCCTTTCGCGTCATCGCTCCCCAGGTCGGCCGAACGGCACCGTTGCTGCGCAAATCGCTCGCGATCACGCGTCACCAGCGCTTCGAGGACGTCATGGACGCCGGCGATCGATTTGCCGACGAGCTGAAACTCGGCGAGGTGCCGGCACGGCGCCTTGTCGAGGTGATGGAACAACACCTCAGCATCCTCGTGCTCATGGTGGACGCGGTGCAAGGAATTTCCGGCGCCGCGTGCCGCTTGCCGGAACTGGATGTCGTGCTGATCAATCGCCATGAAGTCATCGGGCGTCGCAATTTCGACCTGGCCCATGAGCTTTTTCATATCCTCACCTGGGATTCCATGCCGCCCGAACATGCGGAAGACGCGCTGGAAACCGGCGGCAACCGCGTCGAGCAGCTCGCCAACATCTTTGCATCAGCGGTCCTCATGCCAACGCCGGTACTCGATCGGTTCGGTGACTGGTCCGATCTCGCCGAGGACGACCTGATCGATCGATTGAACAGCGCTGCGCACGCGCTTCAGGTGACGTCCTCGGCGCTGAAATGGCGGCTTGTTGCTGTCGGCCGATTGAAGCCGACCATGGCAAAGGCCATTCCGGACGCGGCTCTGCGCAACAATGGACGCGACGCCGCCCCGACCACGCCGCCTCCCCTGTACTCCAAACCATTCATGCAGGTGATCGCCCTGGCGATCGAACAGGGACGCGTATCGGAGCGGCGGGCAGCGGGACTGCTCGACCTGACGATGGACGATCTTGCCGACCTGTTCGCGACCCACGGGGTGCCGTCCCCGCTCGCGCTGTGAGGCGTCATGGCGCGGCACCGCGGTCCGGTCCTCGTCGATACCAACGCGATCCTGGAGTGCCACCGGGTTGGGGCGTGGCGCGCCCTGTCGAATGGCTACAGCCTCGAGACCGTCGAGGATTGCGTCATCGAGACCCAGACGGGTTTCCAGCGGCGCCGGCCGGAATTGCAGATCGACGCCGGACAGCTTCGCGCCTCACTCAAGGCGGTCCACGCGATCAACGATGCGCAACGCGCCGTGGTGGCGGTGCAGGCACCCGATATTGCACTGGATCTGGGTGAACAATCGTTGTGGGCTCATGCCCTCACACGCAGCGACGCGTGGGTGTTGTGCGGTCCTGACAGAGCCAGCATGCGCTTCGGTGTCCGGCTTGGACTGAGGGGGCGATTGATCGCCCTGGAGACGCTGCTGAGCGGCGCCGGGCATCGGCCGAAAGATGCACTCAAGCCGGCCTACACGACGAAGTGGCTCAACAAAACTCTCGAAGAGCTGTTCCTTTCGGAAGGATTCGGCCGATCATAATATAATCCTCGATATTCCTGCCCTTCCGACCGCCGTCGAACAGACCCGATCACAGATGCTACCCCCGCGAGCCTCCTTTGAGCGAATATCAGTATTACGAATTCCAGGCGGTCGACCGGCCGCTTACCGAGGCGGACCGCGCGGAGCTGAGGAAGCTGTCGAGCCGGGCGCGGATCACGGCCACGAGTTTCACCAACGACTATCAGTGGGGCGACTTCAAGGGCGATCCGGCCAAGCTCATGGCGCGCTGGTTCGACCTGCATCTGTACGTGGCGAACTGGGGCAGCCATCGGCTGATGATCCGCCTGCCGCTGCGGTTGGTCGACCGGCGGCATCTCGACGACCTGCTCCGCGGCGTCGACGGCGCCACGCTGACGGCGGCCGGCGAGCATCTGGTGCTCGACATCATCCGCGAAGAGGTGGAGTCCGACGAGGAATGGGACGACGGCGCGGGCTGGCTTGCCGCGCTGGCGCCGCTGCG is drawn from Bradyrhizobium prioriisuperbiae and contains these coding sequences:
- a CDS encoding N-6 DNA methylase encodes the protein MNPSADLVNKLWRLCSLLRKDGVTYQQYVTELTYLLFLKMASEQKDESRIPEQYRWSALKGASETEVLQRYKQGLIDLGDGTKVADRSVVAIFQNAATIVREPANLRKLIDAIDGLHWFTEERDAFGDAYEGLLQKMAEETKRGAGQYFTPRALIQVMVRLMQPKPGEVIQDPAAGTGGFLIAANSLMKVATDDYFELSPKKQTFQLQQALRGIENVPDTFRLLLMNLHLHAIDPDNLDLADTLSPAGARPQFKNADLILTNPPFGPAGGPPTRDDLTIADRVSSYQLPFVEHCIRALKLGGRAAVIVPDNVLFDDGRGKLLRQRLMSWCNLHTILRLPIGLFYAQGVKTNVLFFTRANEEAPAEDTTKEVWIYDARSGAPQYGKTNPFKAADLDDFAAAYGDDPRAAAPRIDQGEEGRFRRFTRAEIATRGDNLDISWLKDTSAEAEDGLDTPEDIAAAIEGHLKLALEEIGALVSELESESTGVRVETAEAAE
- a CDS encoding restriction endonuclease subunit S; protein product: MSAVTWGRFDASQSKTLPPEYRPPEQARIHAGDLLFSRANTLELVGAVVLVETEPDGLFLSDKILRLVVNEDTKKWVLLVLRSAVARKQIEELATGNQFSMRNISQDALRRIKHPLPPAAEQRRIVTKLDKLTAHIARARTELDWVPMLADRERLTILRAGVTGDLTDKWRERAQTESVAHLLTRVAAPEQGRGGREATDKLIPGTAGLAVNDPGTVLPAGWQWVPLLRLAKQETGHTPSRSRSDYWNGGIPWIGIRDAGAHHGRSIGETMQTISDAGLANSSARLLPTGTVCLSRTASVGYVTMMSRPMATSQDFATWTCTEALLPEYLMFALMAEGDNIRKFGMGSTHTTIYFPEVRAFHIALPPMEEQREIVKRIRSALAHADRLEAEAARTSALLDRLESIILAKAFRGELVPQDPNDEPASVLLERIRTPRASAPASKRGHRTAAAQA
- a CDS encoding ParB/RepB/Spo0J family partition protein, which gives rise to MLKPLNAERFSKPSSEFAPGPAPQLNWIDIDKLVIDHQYQRGISRRGAINIAHIADQFDWSKFAPVIVAPVEGGHFAVVDGQHRTTAAMLRGLSQVPCQIVQADRAKQAAAYAAVNGNVTKTTYTQLFHARLASGEQRSQAIAEVCAAADVVVLRTNTTLSNMKVGETSAVNALFKCYEVYGYQTLLSALRCITRTADGNAGYLRSTVIEAICIVLHKHPEWQADEETLLKYMGKFSFPDAWGAIVAGRDQIFPNTAKSDMAERLEKHLSRRYSHNSKAQAA
- a CDS encoding XRE family transcriptional regulator, which produces MANFIGGRIKALREERSLSQDDLARLFGFKDRQTVSAIETGERRVTAEELVIAVQKLGAPLDYFTDPFLLVDEGRFSWRRQADVGPQHLKAYERSAGRWIAAFRVIAPQVGRTAPLLRKSLAITRHQRFEDVMDAGDRFADELKLGEVPARRLVEVMEQHLSILVLMVDAVQGISGAACRLPELDVVLINRHEVIGRRNFDLAHELFHILTWDSMPPEHAEDALETGGNRVEQLANIFASAVLMPTPVLDRFGDWSDLAEDDLIDRLNSAAHALQVTSSALKWRLVAVGRLKPTMAKAIPDAALRNNGRDAAPTTPPPLYSKPFMQVIALAIEQGRVSERRAAGLLDLTMDDLADLFATHGVPSPLAL
- a CDS encoding restriction endonuclease, whose protein sequence is MGYGGSHEDAARRLGRSGDNGVDGVIDEDRLGLDRIYVQAKRYAPHVSVGRPEVQGFVGSLVGLGAGKGVFVTTSIFSAPAADFVRHLPQRIILVDGDRLAELMIEHGVGVRVSRAVEVKRIDEDFFVEE